The following are encoded in a window of Pedosphaera parvula Ellin514 genomic DNA:
- a CDS encoding vWA domain-containing protein, translating to MSDQLPFIDVEFVDNPEPRCPCVLVLDVSSSMRGAAIDFLNLGVDLFAHDLTRSRLACKRVETAIITFGDGVHIVQDFVSPSAFVPPRFEAGGKTPMGEAVVQACELLEKRKRKYRAAGVSYFRPWIFLITDGEPTDYETANWRQAVEIVRAGEVDKKLMFFGVAVSDANQGKLNELCPASRPAIKLNGLDFQGLFTWLSSSLRTVSSANPGTQGIVLPSIAGWATVNV from the coding sequence ATGAGTGACCAACTGCCATTTATTGATGTCGAATTCGTCGACAATCCGGAGCCGAGGTGCCCGTGCGTGCTGGTGCTGGATGTGTCCAGTTCGATGCGGGGAGCGGCCATTGATTTTTTGAATTTGGGTGTGGACCTTTTTGCCCATGATTTGACGCGGAGCCGGCTGGCGTGCAAGCGAGTGGAGACAGCCATCATCACCTTTGGTGACGGGGTGCATATTGTGCAGGATTTTGTCAGTCCCTCAGCATTCGTGCCGCCGCGTTTCGAGGCGGGTGGCAAGACGCCGATGGGTGAAGCGGTGGTGCAGGCCTGCGAGCTGTTGGAAAAAAGAAAGAGAAAATACCGGGCGGCAGGGGTGAGTTATTTTCGCCCATGGATTTTTCTGATCACGGATGGAGAGCCAACGGATTACGAAACGGCGAACTGGAGACAGGCGGTTGAGATTGTAAGAGCAGGTGAGGTGGATAAAAAATTAATGTTTTTTGGTGTGGCGGTGTCCGATGCGAATCAAGGGAAGCTGAATGAGTTGTGTCCAGCAAGCCGACCGGCGATCAAGCTGAACGGTTTGGATTTCCAAGGGTTGTTCACATGGCTATCCTCGTCGCTGAGGACGGTTTCCTCGGCCAATCCCGGCACGCAGGGAATCGTTCTGCCTTCCATCGCCGGCTGGGCCACAGTGAATGTCTAG
- a CDS encoding PP2C family serine/threonine-protein phosphatase — MWKFANASVRGSAHLENCLPCQDWSTLRVVGPDRNVVICALSDGAGSARFADEAAQLVSEGAIEFFARELNDHPDPARVLAAYERLDGKLMIQEQQRTLQQLAAERRAPVQDFACTLLVSVAHPKISLFFQIGDGCWAASRGGILGAVTWPAQGEFVGQTEFVTSPTAASSFQMGRIDGRLDFIVGITDGLERLALDMNACIPHPPFFSPLARRLKSEMNQESFSSGLHQLLESERVCARTDDDKSLVLMVHDE; from the coding sequence ATGTGGAAATTCGCAAACGCGTCAGTGCGTGGTTCGGCGCATTTGGAGAACTGCCTGCCATGCCAGGACTGGAGCACATTGCGAGTTGTGGGGCCGGATCGGAATGTTGTCATTTGCGCGTTATCTGATGGTGCGGGGTCGGCGCGTTTTGCTGATGAAGCTGCACAGTTGGTTTCGGAGGGAGCGATTGAGTTTTTCGCCCGCGAACTGAATGATCATCCTGATCCAGCGCGGGTCCTGGCAGCTTACGAGCGGCTGGATGGCAAGCTGATGATCCAGGAGCAGCAGAGAACGCTGCAGCAACTGGCTGCTGAACGACGGGCGCCAGTGCAGGATTTTGCCTGCACATTGCTGGTATCCGTGGCGCATCCGAAAATTTCCCTTTTCTTTCAAATTGGCGACGGGTGTTGGGCGGCCTCGCGAGGCGGGATTCTCGGAGCGGTTACGTGGCCGGCACAGGGAGAATTTGTTGGGCAGACTGAATTTGTGACTTCACCGACGGCGGCGAGTTCCTTTCAGATGGGGCGCATCGATGGACGGCTGGATTTCATTGTGGGGATCACCGACGGATTGGAACGGCTGGCGTTGGATATGAATGCGTGTATTCCGCATCCGCCATTTTTTTCACCACTGGCCCGCCGGCTCAAGTCGGAGATGAATCAGGAAAGTTTCAGTTCCGGTCTGCACCAATTATTGGAATCGGAGCGCGTATGCGCCCGAACCGACGACGACAAAAGCCTCGTTCTCATGGTGCATGATGAATGA
- a CDS encoding AI-2E family transporter: MTSPTRFSYGFLALLLVLVIWLHLAVPLLAVLFSLFVLNKLTFGKHKWLAVVLFILVIAGVSYGAVHFLRAAVVAFPKIAETSIPSVLAWAQSRNIELPFSDYSSLKDLAVDTVREQLHSVGTLARGATSHLVFLLIGAVVAISLFLNSQLDLDRHSHRVKNNLYSLCCEAIAERFFALYQSFSTVMGAQIVISLINTLLTTVFVFIVHLPYGLVVIGVTFLCGLLPVVGNLISNTIIVGVAFTISPRFAFIALIFLIVVHKLEYFLNSKIVGDRIRNPVWLTLLGLLIGEKLMGLPGMILAPVILNYIRVETSQIEVVTPPKE; encoded by the coding sequence ATGACCAGCCCGACCCGTTTTTCCTATGGCTTTTTGGCTCTGCTGCTGGTGCTCGTAATCTGGCTGCATCTGGCTGTTCCATTGCTCGCGGTGCTATTCTCGCTGTTTGTTCTGAATAAGCTCACTTTTGGAAAACACAAATGGCTTGCCGTGGTGCTTTTTATCCTCGTGATTGCCGGCGTCTCCTATGGCGCTGTTCATTTCCTTCGCGCGGCTGTCGTCGCTTTCCCAAAAATCGCTGAAACCTCCATACCCTCGGTGCTGGCATGGGCACAATCCCGGAACATCGAACTGCCGTTCTCCGATTACAGCAGTCTCAAGGATCTCGCTGTGGATACGGTTAGGGAACAACTTCATTCTGTCGGAACCCTGGCCCGCGGCGCCACTTCCCACCTTGTGTTCCTGCTCATCGGCGCGGTCGTCGCCATCAGCCTGTTTCTTAACAGCCAGCTCGACCTGGACCGCCACTCGCATCGCGTTAAGAACAATCTTTATTCCCTTTGTTGCGAAGCCATCGCCGAACGCTTTTTTGCTCTTTACCAAAGCTTCTCCACGGTAATGGGCGCACAAATCGTCATCTCACTGATCAACACCCTGCTCACCACAGTTTTCGTTTTCATCGTCCATCTGCCCTATGGACTTGTAGTCATCGGCGTGACGTTCCTTTGCGGATTGCTGCCGGTAGTCGGCAATTTGATCAGCAACACGATCATCGTGGGTGTTGCTTTCACGATCTCTCCCAGATTCGCATTCATCGCCCTGATTTTCCTGATCGTCGTTCACAAGCTCGAGTATTTCCTTAATAGTAAAATCGTCGGCGATCGCATCCGCAATCCGGTCTGGCTGACGTTGCTTGGCTTGCTGATTGGCGAAAAATTGATGGGCCTGCCCGGCATGATCCTCGCCCCCGTCATTCTCAACTACATCCGCGTCGAAACTTCTCAAATTGAGGTTGTAACTCCTCCAAAGGAATGA